The following coding sequences are from one Haliotis asinina isolate JCU_RB_2024 chromosome 3, JCU_Hal_asi_v2, whole genome shotgun sequence window:
- the LOC137279149 gene encoding zwei Ig domain protein zig-8-like, whose amino-acid sequence MFEDLYTIVPLFILGMTTAFQDTYFDEDPSDPLPRFLPNPSNYTYRVGQTAVLKCAVENLGEKKVSWRRAAESSPLTVGTLTFIDDNRFSIRHPKGSTKWHLVIEKVQLDDAGIYECQVPSKVRHLRSHILLIVRERRTIKTSLDIQITGKPFVEKGDTILLMCNATGKDHPPDDLDWFKNGNKLLTQYANKVYIRKFVSLTTRTIVSILEIKDATLEDAGMYVCRTSDLQITSARVNVLKTDTSNWKRGTDPKNSTSGATSSNNGTYSSHNFTFLILMLVLTVFKICVWCPR is encoded by the exons CCTTCCAAGACACCTACTTCGACGAAGACCCCAGCGATCCGCTGCCTCGTTTTCTACCTAACCCTAGTAACTACACGTATCGAGTTGGACAAACAGCAGTGTTAAAGTGTGCAGTGGAGAATCTCGGGGAAAAGAAG GTGAGCTGGCGAAGGGCCGCCGAGTCCAGTCCTCTGACAGTGGGGACTCTTACGTTTATAGACGATAATAGATTTAGCATACGCCACCCTAAAGGCTCGACAAAATGGCATCTGGTCATTGAGAAGGTGCAGCTGGACGATGCGGGTATTTACGAATGTCAGGTTCCATCAAAGGTTCGACATTTAAGATCACATATCTTACTGATTGTTAGAG AGCGCCGGACGATAAAAACATCGTTAG ATATACAAATTACAGGTAAACCGTTTGTAGAGAAAGGGGACACAATCCTTCTCATGTGCAATGCTACAGGCAAGGACCACCCACCCGATGATCTGGACTGGTTCAAAAATGGGAATAAACTTTTAACCCAATATGCAAATAAGGTGTATATCCGGAAGTTTGTTTCGTTGACAACTAGGACAATTGTAAGCATTCTGGAGATAAAGGACGCCACTCTAGAGGATGCTGGAATGTACGTTTGCCGGACGTCTGATCTCCAGATTACAAGTGCGAGAGTCAACGTATTAAAAA CCGATACTTCCAACTGGAAAAGAG GTACAGATCCGAAAAATTCTACAAGTGGAGCAACTAGCTCCAACAATGGGACTTATTCTTCCCacaattttacatttttaattCTCATGCTTGTTTtgacagtttttaaaatatgtgtCTGGTGTCCAAGGTGA